The Enterococcus rotai genome includes a window with the following:
- the comGF gene encoding competence type IV pilus minor pilin ComGF, with translation MEKRALYLRKNNKQHKFSGFTLIECLLALLVLSIICLLFSASIKNAVVVTSRLKNEREKEWQIFIIQLESEVKSCHYEKTQSNKIILTNTKNNKKVWIEHKLGKIVKVENGGYQPLLTEVKQAIFKEKGKYVMIEVTFENDVYAAAKWIITGDHKHE, from the coding sequence ATGGAAAAGAGGGCTTTATACTTAAGAAAGAATAATAAACAACATAAGTTTTCAGGTTTTACGTTAATAGAATGTTTACTCGCTCTATTGGTACTATCGATCATTTGTCTGCTTTTTTCTGCCTCTATCAAAAATGCTGTTGTCGTGACAAGTCGTTTGAAAAATGAACGAGAAAAAGAATGGCAAATATTTATAATTCAGTTAGAAAGTGAAGTGAAAAGTTGCCACTATGAAAAGACCCAATCGAATAAAATTATACTAACAAATACAAAAAATAATAAAAAGGTCTGGATTGAACATAAACTTGGTAAAATTGTAAAAGTAGAAAATGGTGGCTATCAACCACTTCTTACAGAGGTCAAACAAGCTATATTTAAAGAGAAAGGTAAGTATGTCATGATAGAAGTAACGTTTGAAAATGATGTTTACGCTGCTGCAAAATGGATCATTACTGGGGATCATAAGCATGAATGA
- the comGG gene encoding competence type IV pilus minor pilin ComGG translates to MNDNYKGGILLTALLVVFLFSFIFIQVLDDFQLTQQFTQKTKEYYIAKTMVSMLLSDVKQGNAKLKNKGQQNFSAGIVHYEYDRAVLKFVVQLNQKTYKFQEEYREIEVDKIQPKK, encoded by the coding sequence ATGAATGATAACTATAAAGGGGGCATCTTACTTACAGCATTACTAGTTGTATTCTTATTTAGTTTTATCTTTATCCAGGTTTTAGATGATTTTCAGTTAACGCAGCAATTTACACAAAAGACAAAAGAGTACTACATCGCAAAAACAATGGTAAGTATGCTTCTTTCTGACGTTAAACAAGGAAACGCAAAGCTTAAAAATAAAGGACAACAGAATTTTTCAGCAGGAATCGTACACTATGAGTATGATCGAGCGGTGCTGAAATTTGTAGTTCAATTAAATCAAAAAACTTACAAATTTCAAGAAGAGTATCGAGAAATTGAAGTAGATAAAATTCAACCCAAAAAATAA
- a CDS encoding class I SAM-dependent methyltransferase, with protein sequence MFPEKIEKAFGLMEQSIQLLKQSLDTSFLDAYTENGENIIDNFQVRVLDGVPDEQTVQKLKTIYQQLQAIELEPEEIRRLSQLILLKGNKAESLQANHQLTPDSIGFLFVYLIEQLYKQDYSLKILDIASGMGNLLLTIILNLNIANYQAQGFGVDIDDTLLSVSATNNEWTKAAIQLFHQDGLQDLLVDPVDIAVSDLPIGYYPNDEKAKEFDSAAEEGHSYAHHLLMEQAMKFVKPDGYGLFLIPTNILETEQSSFFKNWLQKNVYLQGMIQLPDELFKSVQSRKSILFVQNKGEHSEQVKEVLVAKLGSLKDPAKITQFFQQFEAWKSSNLK encoded by the coding sequence TTGTTCCCTGAGAAAATAGAAAAGGCTTTCGGTTTAATGGAACAGTCCATCCAATTGCTTAAACAATCTTTAGACACATCTTTTCTAGATGCATACACTGAAAATGGCGAAAATATCATTGATAATTTCCAAGTACGTGTGTTGGATGGAGTTCCTGATGAGCAAACTGTTCAAAAGCTTAAAACCATTTATCAACAACTACAAGCAATCGAACTGGAACCAGAAGAAATTAGACGTTTGTCACAGTTGATCTTACTTAAAGGGAATAAAGCTGAGTCCTTACAGGCCAATCATCAGCTAACGCCGGATAGTATCGGTTTCTTGTTTGTTTATTTGATCGAACAACTATACAAACAAGACTATTCACTAAAGATATTAGATATTGCATCAGGCATGGGAAATCTTCTTTTAACGATCATTCTTAACCTGAATATAGCAAACTATCAAGCTCAAGGTTTTGGTGTAGATATTGACGATACATTGCTTTCAGTTTCGGCTACTAATAATGAGTGGACAAAAGCGGCAATACAACTATTCCATCAAGATGGCTTACAAGACTTACTTGTTGACCCGGTTGATATAGCAGTCAGTGACTTGCCAATTGGGTATTATCCAAATGATGAGAAGGCTAAGGAATTCGATTCAGCAGCAGAAGAAGGACATAGTTATGCCCATCATTTATTGATGGAGCAAGCAATGAAATTTGTAAAACCTGATGGTTATGGACTATTTTTGATACCAACCAATATTTTAGAGACCGAACAGAGTTCATTCTTCAAAAATTGGTTGCAAAAAAATGTTTATCTCCAAGGAATGATCCAGCTGCCGGATGAACTGTTTAAATCAGTCCAATCAAGAAAAAGTATTTTGTTTGTCCAAAATAAAGGCGAACACAGTGAGCAAGTCAAAGAAGTACTTGTTGCAAAATTAGGTTCATTAAAAGATCCTGCAAAAATTACACAATTTTTTCAACAATTTGAGGCTTGGAAGTCTTCAAATTTAAAATAA
- a CDS encoding acetate kinase translates to MSKTIAINAGSSSLKWQLYQMPTEEVIAKGIVERIGLNDSIFTIKYGNDEKYEEVIDINDHDVAVKMLLDKLTELNILASYDEITGVGHRVVAGGEDFKDSVVIDDEVLAKIEKLADLAPLHNPANAMGIKAFKKILPEIISVAVFDTAFHTTMPKHNFLYSIPTEYYDKYAARKYGAHGTSHKYVADRAAEMLGRPIEELKIITCHLGNGASITAVDGGKSVDTSMGFTPLAGVTMGTRSGDIDPSLLAYLMEKLELTDIKDMIDILNKKSGLLGLTGISSDMRDLEANMDKEAVQVAYDIFTDRIRKYIGSYVTVLNGVDAIVFTAGIGENDSHVRSEVIKGMTWFGCELDDEKNNVRGKESVISTDDSKVKVLLIPTDEELMIARDVERLRK, encoded by the coding sequence ATGTCTAAAACAATTGCAATCAATGCTGGAAGTTCAAGTTTAAAATGGCAGTTATACCAAATGCCAACTGAAGAAGTAATCGCTAAAGGAATCGTTGAACGAATTGGTTTAAATGATTCAATCTTTACAATCAAATATGGCAACGACGAAAAATATGAAGAAGTCATTGACATCAATGATCATGATGTTGCTGTAAAAATGTTATTGGATAAATTAACTGAATTGAATATCCTAGCTTCTTATGACGAAATTACAGGTGTTGGACACCGTGTTGTTGCTGGTGGAGAAGACTTTAAAGATTCTGTTGTTATCGATGATGAAGTTTTAGCGAAAATCGAAAAATTAGCAGATCTTGCACCACTACACAACCCAGCAAATGCAATGGGAATCAAAGCATTCAAAAAAATCTTACCTGAAATTATCAGTGTTGCGGTTTTTGATACTGCATTCCATACAACAATGCCTAAACACAACTTCTTATATAGTATTCCAACTGAGTACTATGACAAATATGCAGCTCGTAAATATGGTGCACATGGAACAAGCCACAAATATGTTGCCGATCGTGCAGCAGAAATGCTTGGACGTCCAATTGAAGAGTTAAAAATCATTACTTGTCACTTAGGAAATGGTGCATCAATTACAGCTGTTGATGGTGGTAAATCGGTTGATACCTCAATGGGCTTCACACCACTTGCTGGTGTAACAATGGGCACTCGTTCAGGTGATATCGATCCTTCTTTATTAGCTTACTTAATGGAAAAACTTGAATTGACTGATATCAAAGACATGATCGATATCCTAAATAAAAAATCAGGTTTACTTGGTTTAACAGGTATTTCTAGTGATATGCGTGATTTAGAAGCAAATATGGATAAAGAAGCGGTTCAAGTAGCTTACGATATCTTTACTGATCGTATCCGTAAATACATCGGTAGTTATGTAACAGTATTAAACGGTGTTGATGCAATTGTCTTTACTGCTGGAATTGGTGAAAATGATTCACATGTTCGTAGTGAAGTAATCAAAGGCATGACTTGGTTTGGTTGTGAATTAGATGACGAGAAAAACAATGTTCGTGGAAAAGAATCAGTGATTTCTACAGACGACTCTAAAGTTAAAGTATTATTGATTCCAACTGATGAAGAATTGATGATTGCTCGTGACGTTGAGCGTTTAAGAAAATAA
- a CDS encoding universal stress protein, translating to MLQNYRKIMVAVDGSAEAELAFQKAMNVAMRNDAELLLAHVIDTRAFQSVSSFDGVLAEQATEMAKQTLEGYKKQAKEHGCEKVSSVIEYGSPKPLIAKQLPQDHEVDLIMLGATGLNAVERLFIGSVSEYVIRNATCDVLVVRTDLDNKIPVSKDED from the coding sequence ATGTTACAAAATTATCGTAAAATCATGGTGGCAGTTGACGGGTCAGCTGAGGCAGAATTAGCTTTTCAAAAAGCAATGAATGTTGCTATGAGAAATGATGCTGAACTATTGTTAGCTCATGTTATTGATACACGGGCATTCCAATCTGTTTCTTCTTTTGATGGTGTTTTAGCTGAACAGGCTACTGAAATGGCGAAACAAACGCTGGAAGGTTACAAAAAACAAGCTAAGGAACATGGTTGTGAAAAGGTGTCTAGTGTCATTGAATATGGTTCTCCAAAACCTTTGATTGCAAAGCAATTACCTCAAGATCATGAAGTTGATTTGATCATGTTAGGCGCGACTGGTTTAAATGCTGTTGAGCGATTATTTATTGGATCTGTTTCTGAGTACGTTATTCGCAATGCTACTTGTGATGTGCTAGTGGTAAGAACTGACTTAGACAATAAAATCCCAGTTTCAAAGGATGAAGATTAA
- a CDS encoding replication-associated recombination protein A, with product MQKPLAYRMRPRNLDEVVGQQHLVGPGKIIRRMVEARMLSSMILYGPPGTGKTSIASAIAGSTNYAFRLLNAATDTKKDLQIVAEEAKMSGTVILLLDEVHRLDKTKQDFLLPHLESGRIIMIGATTENPYITINPAIRSRTQIFEVKPLTELDIQKAIKEALADKERGLGEFPVVLEEKALQHLSRATNGDLRSALNGLELAVKSTPENENKEIQISLSIIEECVQRKALTHDKNGDAHYDVISAFQKSIRGSDVDAALHYLARLVEAGDLPIICRRLMVIAYEDIGLGNPPAAARTITAVQAAEKLGFPEARIPLASVVIDLCLSPKSNSALSAIDAALADIREGKAGDVPDHLRDSHYSGAKDLNRGIGYRYPHNFENAWVDQQYLPDKIKNARYYEPIDTGKYEQALHQQYQRIQDWKQGKKT from the coding sequence ATGCAAAAACCTTTAGCTTATCGTATGCGTCCACGTAATTTAGATGAAGTGGTTGGTCAACAACATCTTGTTGGACCAGGAAAAATCATTCGTAGAATGGTAGAAGCACGGATGCTTTCTTCAATGATTTTATATGGTCCGCCTGGTACGGGTAAAACAAGTATTGCGAGTGCCATTGCTGGTTCCACAAATTATGCTTTCCGTTTATTGAATGCTGCAACTGATACGAAAAAAGACCTACAGATTGTTGCAGAAGAAGCCAAAATGAGCGGTACTGTGATCTTGTTATTAGATGAAGTTCATCGTTTAGATAAAACAAAGCAAGACTTTTTATTACCCCACCTTGAGAGCGGTCGGATCATTATGATTGGAGCAACAACAGAAAATCCCTATATCACGATCAATCCAGCGATTCGGAGTAGAACGCAAATTTTTGAGGTCAAACCACTAACTGAATTGGATATTCAAAAGGCCATCAAAGAAGCATTAGCTGATAAAGAACGTGGTTTAGGCGAGTTTCCAGTTGTGTTAGAAGAAAAAGCATTGCAGCATCTATCTCGTGCAACAAACGGTGACTTACGAAGCGCATTGAATGGATTGGAGTTAGCTGTAAAATCAACACCTGAAAATGAGAATAAAGAGATTCAGATTAGCCTTTCGATCATTGAAGAATGTGTACAACGGAAAGCGCTGACTCATGATAAAAATGGTGATGCTCATTATGATGTGATTTCAGCCTTTCAAAAATCGATCCGCGGTAGTGACGTTGATGCGGCTCTGCATTATCTGGCTAGGTTAGTTGAAGCTGGTGACTTACCGATCATTTGTCGCCGCCTGATGGTGATTGCCTATGAAGATATTGGTTTAGGTAATCCACCAGCTGCAGCACGAACTATTACAGCGGTTCAAGCCGCAGAGAAATTGGGTTTCCCCGAAGCTCGGATCCCACTTGCTAGTGTCGTGATCGACTTATGCTTATCGCCAAAGTCAAACTCTGCGCTTAGCGCAATCGATGCTGCTTTAGCTGATATACGTGAAGGAAAAGCTGGGGATGTACCCGATCATTTGCGTGATAGTCATTACTCAGGTGCAAAGGATTTGAATCGTGGAATTGGTTATCGCTATCCTCATAATTTTGAGAACGCTTGGGTCGATCAACAGTATCTTCCAGACAAAATAAAAAATGCTCGTTACTATGAACCGATTGATACTGGAAAATATGAACAAGCATTACACCAACAGTATCAACGAATCCAAGATTGGAAACAAGGAAAGAAAACTTAA
- a CDS encoding DUF3013 family protein, protein MKKPTMLTYLDQLITKDITEYDVALDWNTRNHSIEVVFRLFAENTAHEQIDDATGTVSEEEIIEFEDGVLFYNPAKTSVDENDYLAVIPYEGKKGIKQYVLDGFVTYLNEVLTEGQSDLLDFLTEEDQEVFELKWSDEAFERAVEQYQKADGDTYIAYPSY, encoded by the coding sequence ATGAAAAAACCAACAATGTTAACTTATTTAGACCAACTAATTACCAAAGATATTACAGAATATGATGTCGCACTTGACTGGAATACCAGAAATCATTCAATCGAAGTGGTTTTCCGCTTATTCGCTGAAAATACTGCTCATGAACAAATTGACGATGCGACAGGAACTGTTTCTGAAGAAGAAATCATTGAATTTGAGGATGGTGTTTTATTTTATAATCCTGCAAAAACTTCAGTAGATGAAAACGACTATTTAGCTGTTATCCCTTATGAAGGCAAGAAAGGCATCAAACAATATGTATTAGATGGTTTTGTTACGTATTTAAATGAGGTACTGACGGAAGGACAAAGTGACTTGTTAGATTTTTTAACAGAGGAAGATCAGGAAGTGTTTGAACTAAAATGGTCGGATGAAGCCTTTGAAAGAGCTGTAGAACAATATCAAAAAGCTGATGGCGACACATATATCGCTTATCCAAGCTATTAA
- the prmA gene encoding 50S ribosomal protein L11 methyltransferase, producing the protein MKWTEVKVETASEAVEAISNIMMEAGASGVAIEDSLDVENFQSDLYGELLDKEQFTHIKDGALVMAYFPETTFLPEILPFIKESITRLPEFGLSIGKNDVTVSEVAESDWATAWKKYYHPVRVTRFLTIVPSWEKYEAQDEFEKIITLDPGMAFGTGTHPTTRLTLQALETVLRGGETLLDVGTGSGVLSIASKYLGAKNVYAYDLDEVAVTAAKENMDMNPIASDVQVSANDLLKEVTIEADVIVANILADIITLMIEDAWRLLKNDGTLIVSGIIHEKKAMVIEKMTEQGFLVEQVFQQGDWYAIILKKTEEE; encoded by the coding sequence ATGAAATGGACAGAAGTAAAAGTTGAGACAGCCAGTGAAGCGGTTGAAGCAATTTCAAATATTATGATGGAGGCAGGTGCCAGTGGTGTTGCCATCGAAGATTCTTTAGATGTGGAAAATTTTCAAAGTGATCTTTACGGAGAGTTGCTAGACAAAGAGCAATTCACACATATCAAAGACGGCGCTTTAGTAATGGCTTATTTTCCTGAAACAACTTTTTTACCAGAAATATTGCCTTTTATCAAAGAAAGCATTACTCGTTTACCAGAATTTGGTTTAAGCATTGGGAAAAATGATGTAACCGTAAGTGAAGTCGCTGAAAGTGATTGGGCTACTGCCTGGAAAAAATATTATCACCCAGTGCGAGTTACTCGCTTTTTAACGATCGTGCCGAGTTGGGAAAAGTATGAAGCCCAAGATGAGTTTGAAAAAATTATAACACTAGATCCAGGAATGGCGTTTGGGACAGGAACACATCCAACCACTCGCTTAACGTTACAAGCATTAGAAACAGTATTACGCGGTGGTGAAACTTTACTGGACGTTGGAACGGGATCTGGCGTATTGAGTATTGCTAGTAAATATCTGGGCGCTAAAAATGTCTATGCTTATGATCTAGATGAAGTTGCTGTGACGGCTGCCAAAGAGAATATGGACATGAATCCGATTGCCAGCGATGTTCAGGTTTCTGCAAATGACTTACTTAAAGAAGTAACGATTGAAGCAGATGTGATCGTAGCCAATATTTTAGCAGATATCATAACTTTGATGATCGAAGATGCTTGGCGTTTATTGAAAAATGATGGTACCTTGATCGTTTCGGGAATCATTCATGAGAAAAAAGCGATGGTCATTGAAAAAATGACTGAACAGGGTTTCCTTGTAGAGCAAGTTTTCCAACAAGGGGATTGGTATGCGATTATATTAAAGAAAACAGAGGAAGAGTAA
- a CDS encoding 16S rRNA (uracil(1498)-N(3))-methyltransferase: MQRYFLTEPYEAKAQYRITGENYHHIVRVMRMEPQQQVFLAFSDRLAIIAEITDITEEAVYLKEISKEQAEKELPINVTIACGYPKGDKLEWVVQKGTELGSHKFIGFPAKTSVVKWDHKKLAKKTERLKKIAIEAAEQSHRQFAPDVVLLEQEQALIDVFSSYDKVLIAYEESAKIGERSLFATALSELAQGESLLIIFGPEGGFAPAEIAEFQNHGGIICGLGPRILRTETAPLYALSAISYQFELV; the protein is encoded by the coding sequence ATGCAACGCTACTTTTTAACTGAGCCTTATGAAGCCAAAGCACAGTATCGAATCACAGGAGAAAACTATCATCATATCGTGCGAGTGATGCGGATGGAGCCTCAACAACAAGTGTTTTTAGCTTTTAGTGACCGATTGGCAATCATTGCTGAAATAACCGATATTACGGAAGAAGCAGTTTATTTAAAAGAAATTAGTAAAGAACAAGCTGAAAAAGAGTTGCCTATTAATGTTACGATTGCTTGTGGTTATCCTAAAGGGGACAAACTGGAATGGGTCGTTCAAAAAGGAACTGAGCTTGGTAGTCATAAATTTATTGGGTTTCCGGCTAAAACGTCCGTTGTTAAATGGGATCATAAAAAGCTGGCTAAAAAAACAGAGCGCTTGAAAAAAATTGCTATAGAAGCAGCTGAGCAATCACATCGTCAGTTTGCGCCAGATGTTGTATTATTAGAACAAGAGCAAGCGTTGATCGATGTTTTTTCTAGTTACGATAAAGTGTTGATTGCTTACGAAGAGTCTGCAAAAATTGGGGAACGCAGTCTTTTTGCAACGGCACTTTCGGAATTGGCACAGGGTGAATCGCTTTTGATCATCTTTGGTCCAGAGGGAGGCTTTGCTCCTGCGGAAATAGCAGAATTTCAAAATCACGGCGGTATTATTTGTGGATTAGGACCGCGTATTTTACGAACAGAGACGGCGCCATTATATGCGTTGAGTGCAATTAGTTATCAATTTGAATTAGTGTAA
- a CDS encoding deoxyribose-phosphate aldolase, translated as MELELQRLSIMLMDPELTDQQFTEEILFLKEFSVRSIFVLPYNVARAKQLLTGTMIQVGSFVDFPLGGGTLAKKAFETGQLYRDGAADVFVTMAPDQLEIYGNESYQALEQLSFGRNALGFFLDSSHLTDDQKQRLTMDLAELKINAISLGLNLTMEQAIYDMSIFRTGRRKQMTFQVNVKAPTLLEIELLFQAGASYIGISNGREILPLISKWS; from the coding sequence ATGGAGTTAGAGTTGCAAAGACTGTCAATTATGTTAATGGATCCGGAACTGACGGATCAACAGTTTACAGAAGAAATCCTGTTCTTAAAGGAGTTTTCTGTGCGTTCTATTTTTGTTTTACCATACAATGTTGCAAGAGCAAAACAGTTATTAACTGGAACTATGATCCAAGTAGGTAGCTTTGTTGATTTTCCGTTAGGCGGCGGAACGTTAGCTAAAAAGGCGTTTGAAACAGGACAGTTGTATAGAGATGGGGCAGCAGATGTTTTTGTAACAATGGCACCTGATCAACTAGAAATTTATGGTAATGAAAGTTATCAAGCTTTAGAACAACTATCATTTGGGCGGAATGCACTGGGATTCTTTTTAGATAGCAGCCACTTGACAGATGACCAAAAACAACGATTAACGATGGATCTAGCAGAATTAAAAATCAATGCGATTTCATTAGGATTAAATTTAACGATGGAGCAAGCAATCTATGATATGAGTATTTTCCGAACGGGTCGACGAAAGCAAATGACCTTTCAAGTAAACGTAAAAGCACCAACATTACTTGAGATCGAGCTTCTTTTTCAAGCAGGAGCCTCTTATATCGGTATTAGCAATGGTCGTGAGATTTTACCGTTGATTTCAAAATGGAGTTAA
- a CDS encoding RelA/SpoT family protein — protein MPKEEIMTGPGVIKLVSKYMAPQHVAFVQKACDYAEKAHEGQVRQSGEPYFIHPIQVAGILAELRMDPHTVATGFLHDVVEDTDVTLEDLANEFGADVAMLVDGVTKLGKIKYKSHEEQLAENHRKMLLAMAQDLRVIMVKLADRLHNMRTLKHLREDKQRRIAQETIEIYAPLAHRLGISRIKWELEDTALRYINPNQYYRIVNLMQSKRDEREAYVEEAVEDIRLATEDLDIYAEIYGRPKHIYSIYRKMKDQKKQFNEIYDLLAIRVIVDSIKDCYAVLGAIHTKWTPMPGRFKDYIAMPKANMYQSIHTTVIGPKGNPVEVQIRTHEMHQIAEFGVAAHWAYKEGKTEKVDEDNDTKQLSWFREILELQDESYDASEFMESVKGDIFSDKVYVFTPTGEVTELPKGSGPLDFAYSVHTEIGNKTTGAKVNGKMVQLDYTLKNGDIIEVLTSPNSFGPSRDWLKMVATSKARNKIKRFFKVQDREVNIIKGHDAISKYLIEHGFTPKEFLSKTKMAEALDRFNFQTEDDLYAAVGYGEISAQVVFNRLTEKERKEQEIERQKQEAEELMTQPVKKESDKMKVRHEGGIVIQGVENLLVRISRCCNPVPGDEIVGYITKGRGVSIHRADCPNVQHQEELAQRLIEVEWEDTDNSNKEYDADLEIYGYNRSGLLNDVLQVISSMTKNLVSVEAKPTKNKMAMIHVTVKIQNLAHLKTIVDKIKNIPDVYNVRRTNG, from the coding sequence ATGCCAAAAGAGGAGATTATGACAGGACCTGGAGTCATTAAGCTCGTATCAAAATATATGGCGCCTCAACATGTTGCGTTTGTTCAAAAAGCCTGCGATTACGCAGAAAAAGCGCATGAGGGTCAAGTTAGACAGTCAGGTGAACCTTATTTTATCCATCCAATCCAAGTGGCTGGAATTTTAGCTGAATTACGGATGGATCCACATACTGTTGCGACAGGATTTTTACATGATGTAGTAGAAGATACTGACGTAACACTTGAAGATCTAGCAAATGAATTTGGTGCAGACGTTGCGATGTTAGTAGATGGCGTGACCAAACTTGGTAAAATAAAATATAAATCTCACGAAGAACAATTAGCTGAAAATCACCGGAAAATGTTGTTAGCAATGGCGCAAGATTTACGTGTGATCATGGTGAAATTAGCTGACCGCTTGCACAATATGCGCACACTAAAACATTTGCGGGAAGATAAACAACGTCGGATTGCACAAGAAACAATCGAAATCTATGCACCGCTTGCCCATCGTTTAGGGATCAGCCGGATCAAGTGGGAACTGGAAGATACCGCGTTACGCTATATCAATCCAAACCAATATTACCGAATCGTTAATTTAATGCAAAGTAAAAGAGACGAACGGGAAGCCTATGTTGAAGAAGCTGTGGAAGACATTCGTTTAGCGACAGAAGATTTAGATATTTATGCTGAAATTTATGGACGTCCAAAACATATTTACTCGATTTATCGCAAAATGAAAGATCAGAAAAAACAATTCAATGAAATTTATGATTTATTGGCAATCCGTGTAATCGTTGATTCGATCAAAGATTGTTATGCTGTCTTAGGAGCGATTCACACAAAATGGACCCCCATGCCTGGACGCTTTAAAGACTATATTGCCATGCCAAAAGCTAATATGTATCAATCGATCCATACGACCGTTATCGGACCAAAAGGAAACCCTGTAGAAGTCCAAATCAGGACGCACGAAATGCATCAAATCGCTGAGTTCGGGGTTGCGGCTCACTGGGCTTATAAGGAAGGGAAGACTGAAAAAGTCGATGAAGATAATGATACGAAACAATTGAGTTGGTTCCGTGAAATTCTGGAACTACAAGATGAAAGCTACGATGCTTCTGAATTTATGGAAAGTGTTAAAGGTGATATTTTCAGCGATAAAGTCTATGTTTTCACTCCAACTGGTGAAGTGACCGAATTGCCGAAAGGCTCTGGCCCGTTAGACTTTGCTTATAGTGTGCATACTGAAATCGGGAACAAAACAACGGGTGCCAAAGTCAATGGAAAAATGGTCCAATTGGATTACACACTGAAAAATGGAGATATCATTGAAGTTTTGACCTCGCCAAACTCCTTTGGCCCAAGTCGTGACTGGTTGAAAATGGTTGCGACCAGTAAGGCGCGAAACAAAATCAAACGATTCTTTAAAGTTCAAGATCGTGAAGTCAACATTATCAAAGGTCACGACGCCATCAGTAAGTACTTGATCGAACACGGTTTTACGCCAAAAGAATTTCTAAGTAAAACGAAAATGGCGGAAGCACTAGATCGTTTTAATTTCCAAACAGAAGATGATCTTTATGCGGCTGTTGGTTACGGTGAAATCAGTGCTCAAGTGGTCTTTAATCGTTTAACAGAAAAAGAACGAAAAGAGCAAGAAATCGAACGCCAAAAACAAGAAGCAGAAGAATTAATGACACAACCTGTCAAAAAAGAATCCGATAAGATGAAAGTTCGTCATGAGGGCGGCATCGTGATTCAAGGTGTTGAAAATCTGCTTGTTCGTATCAGTCGTTGTTGTAATCCTGTTCCTGGGGATGAAATCGTCGGATACATCACAAAAGGCCGTGGGGTTTCAATTCATAGAGCTGATTGTCCTAACGTGCAACATCAAGAAGAACTTGCCCAACGCTTGATAGAAGTGGAATGGGAAGATACTGACAATTCGAATAAAGAGTATGATGCTGATTTAGAGATTTACGGCTATAATCGCAGTGGATTACTGAATGATGTCTTACAAGTCATCAGTTCAATGACTAAAAATTTAGTGAGTGTAGAAGCCAAACCGACTAAAAATAAAATGGCGATGATCCACGTCACAGTGAAGATTCAAAATCTAGCACATTTGAAAACAATCGTAGATAAAATCAAAAATATACCGGACGTTTATAATGTCCGTCGTACCAATGGCTAG
- the dtd gene encoding D-aminoacyl-tRNA deacylase, whose amino-acid sequence MRAVIQRVTQAEVVIEQQSVGKIGQGFMILLGIHESDTIEDVAYLVRKISKLRVFEDDGGKMNLSLQEINGSILSVSQFTLYADTKKGNRPSFIEAARPEVAIPLYEQFNKQLKELAIPVETGEFGADMKVSLINDGPVTIIIDTKDK is encoded by the coding sequence ATGAGAGCAGTGATTCAGCGTGTAACACAAGCTGAAGTGGTGATCGAGCAACAAAGTGTTGGAAAAATCGGCCAAGGATTTATGATTTTATTGGGAATCCATGAATCAGATACAATAGAGGATGTGGCTTATCTAGTTCGTAAAATCAGTAAACTTCGTGTATTTGAAGATGATGGCGGTAAAATGAATCTAAGTCTGCAAGAGATTAATGGGAGTATTTTAAGTGTTTCTCAATTCACCTTATATGCAGATACGAAAAAAGGCAACCGCCCTAGCTTTATCGAAGCAGCTCGACCGGAAGTCGCAATTCCTTTATATGAGCAATTCAATAAACAATTGAAAGAATTGGCGATCCCTGTAGAGACAGGTGAATTTGGAGCTGATATGAAAGTATCATTGATCAACGATGGACCAGTAACGATCATTATTGACACAAAAGATAAATAA